The genomic window CAATTGAGTGGTAGTTTCGCCGCCCTCAACGACTTGTTGCTGCCAAAACTTATCTCAGGGAACTAGTGGAATGCGGGAGATGGAGCAAATTTCTACGGCATGGACAGGTAACAGAGCCACGGGAAGTTAGGCCCCGACTGGTCAGAAGCGAAGACTGAGTAGAGAAGACTGTGGACGTTAACCTAAATGTTCCTGCGCTAGAAAAATTATTGGACTACGCAGCCAGCGGAATAGGCAGCGTTGCTGGTCCAATGTTGGCGTCTTGGAGAGCACGGCGAGAAGCTGAAGCTAAGCGGATAGCTGCAGAGGGCGACGTAACGGCCGAAAACATTCTGGCTGAAGGACAGTCAAGTGCATTGCAGACTATTGCAAACGCACAAGCGGACGCGCGTGCGAGACTAACATCCTCGAACACAGCCGTACGGGGAGAGTTGACCATTGCCGAGACGGTGAGCCAAAGAATTCAATTCCAAGAGGAGAAGAGGCAAGGAAATATTGGAGCGGTCGTGAGGCAAGCTGCCGCAGAACTGGGGGGAAGAGATGTTCCAGATCGGGAGCCTGATCACGACTGGACTGCGCGTTTCTTTAACGAAATACAAGATGTATCTTCGGGAGAGATGCAAACACTTTGGGCGAAAGTACTCGCTGGCGAGGTTGAACGACCCGGAAGCACGTCCATCAAAACTCTAAGCATTCTGAAAAATCTTGATCTCGTGACCGCTACCCTCTTTAAAACGCTGTGTTCTGCCTGTGTATCAATCAAACTGGATGAGAATCAATTCATTGATGCCAGAGTTCCTTCATTGGGCAGAAATGCAGCAAGCAATGGGCTGCGAGAATACGGACTCGACTTTGGCAACCTCAACCTGCTCAACGAGCATGGGCTCATAATCTCTGATTACAACTCTTGGTTTGACTGCAGGGCGTGCATAGGGGTGTTTTCGGAGGGAGCTAAGCCGAAGATATTACGCTATCCCTTCAGTTTTCAGGGCCGATATTGGGTCTTGATACCTACAGCCAAACGTACTGTAAACCGAGAATTTAAGTTGTCAGGAGTGGCTTTGACCTGCTCAGGCCAGGAACTATCAGTGATCGTCGGTTTGGAGCCTATGGACAAGTACTCTCAAGCG from Acidobacteriota bacterium includes these protein-coding regions:
- a CDS encoding DUF2806 domain-containing protein, which codes for MTIAETVSQRIQFQEEKRQGNIGAVVRQAAAELGGRDVPDREPDHDWTARFFNEIQDVSSGEMQTLWAKVLAGEVERPGSTSIKTLSILKNLDLVTATLFKTLCSACVSIKLDENQFIDARVPSLGRNAASNGLREYGLDFGNLNLLNEHGLIISDYNSWFDCRACIGVFSEGAKPKILRYPFSFQGRYWVLIPTAKRTVNREFKLSGVALTCSGQELSVIVGLEPMDKYSQALMEYFKANHLQMTEVASGQPMVIDSSP